One Pyrenophora tritici-repentis strain M4 chromosome 5, whole genome shotgun sequence DNA window includes the following coding sequences:
- a CDS encoding RasGEF multi-domain protein — MNGFSGTSDAGGMYVKALYDYQADDRTSLSFRTGDIIQVITQLESGWWDGVIHGVRGWFPSNYCAVVQRPSEDVEDDREGADADDDHDARSVSGAEGDYSDADSLSAGNDTILPIERNGPHDKEEEAAFWIPQATPDGRLFYFNTLTGVSTMNLPLESPSANESGPRNRTDVFIPEMSRPPAELLASGSGYNMEDTDDETSASDFEGPGNKGSYSSRHRQRLSGGLSSATSMESMNAGYPNRSYDQSGMSFAASTAIPPTGTTATSFANSPGLSGTDGTSRKFYDDVSPVPLTWNRMVEDMRRAIERYKQAINNSDRSEFVKRAEDISDHLRLLLAAGSGTTDNHSGNPSIISTNKALYPHFRETMSRFSKLVLSSHIAASDFPPPDSYSKCLKEAEGVLNGVFGFVEVARQQRGEEIPRLVPGFVVGNLTGGSWQNNGTDSHDANTSLFSDLDDYEPPVEPTLKLDSRILERLQDLRRLITSNLRRLDEQLVLRDTVISHRKHQAIGEHVCNTAGKVLESCRPWLSTIEQINLASLDAEVNGQQLNEFSVQKQKAYDVVSELVIACQGVAAPLGDEWAELRGDSLEDRINAVRAVTRDLEATCTHQYGLLQSLSDTVPLSDIVSRGESRRNTDGELASHARGPSGPERPLLGNIPKAETYSAGTPLTGDDGKVEPVRSANSNKKIKDFFGEVPVIPQQAIEETPEFLKLDHEGEISYDHKSTPPQLKGGTLAGLVEQLTRHDRLDPAFNNTFLLTYRSFTTASELFEMLVKRWSIQPPHGLDKDDYQHWVDKKQKPIRFRVVNILKSWFDNYWMEGNDEEARILIQRVYNFAKDHVATTSTPGAAPLMTSVEQRSRGPDMPTKRLVLTLSAQTPQPILPKHMKKLKFLDIDATEFARQLTIIESRLYGKIRPTECLNKTWQKKLSPGEPDPAANVKALILHSNQLTNWVAQMILTQQDVKRRVIVIKHFVNVADKCRQLNNFSTLTSIISALGTAPIHRLNRTWSAVNQRSMATLESMRKLMGSTKNFAEYRDTLHRANPPCIPFFGVYLTDLTFIEDGIPSLIKRTNLINFAKRAKTAEVIRDIQQYQNVPYPLQPVPELQDYILTNMQSAGDVHEMYEMSLSVEPREREDEKIARYTSYFSLDRSFMKRDQEDVVEVV; from the exons ATGAACGGCTTCAGCGGTACCAGCGATGCCGGCGGCATGTATGTCAAGGCCCTCTACGACTACCAGGCCGACGACCGCACCAGTCTGAGCTTCCGGACCGGCGACATAATACAGGTTATCACCCAGCTGGAGAGCGGGTGGTGGGACGGAGTCATTCACGGTGTCCGCGGCTGGTTCCCGAGCAACTACTGCGCCGTCGTCCAGCGGCCGAGTGAAGATGTCGAAGACGATCGAGAGGGAGCCGATGCAGACGACGACCATGATGCGCGGTCCGTTAGTGGCGCAGAGGGCGACTACTCGGACGCCGACTCACTGAGCGCCGGCAACGACACCATACTACCCATCGAGCGCAATGGGCCGCACgacaaggaggaagaggCGGCCTTTTGGATACCCCAAGCTACACCAGACGGAAGGTTGTTCTACTTCAACACCCTGACTGGTGTCAGCACAATGAACCTCCCCTTGGAATCGCCTTCTGCCAACGAGAGCGGCCCGCGCAACCGCACCGATGTCTTTATTCCTGAAATGTCGCGACCGCCCGCTGAGCTACTAGCATCAGGCTCCGGGTACAACATGGAGGACACGGACGATGAAACGTCAGCATCCGACTTTGAAGGTCCGGGCAACAAGGGCTCGTACAGCTCCCGG CACAGGCAGCGCCTGTCCGGTGGCCTCTCGTCGGCTACCTCGATGGAGTCAATGAACGCCGGCTACCCCAACCGGTCGTACGATCAAAGTGGTATGAGCTTTGCAGCTTCCACTGCCATCCCTCCCACAGGTACCACAGCTACCTCGTTTGCGAATAGCCCTGGCCTAAGTGGTACCGACGGCACGTCCCGAAAATTCTACGACGATGTGAGCCCTGTGCCCCTTACCTGGAACAGGATGGTCGAGGACATGCGACGCGCAATCGAGCGGTATAAGCAGGCCATAAACAACAGCGACAGATCAGAGTTCGTGAAGCGTGCAGAGGACATATCGGACCACCTCCGTTTATTGCTGGCTGCCGGGTCTGGGACAACCGACAACCACTCCGGCAACCCATCCATCATATCCACTAACAAAGCCCTATATCCCCACTTTCGAGAAACCATGTCCCGCTTCTCCAAACTGGTTTTGTCTTCACACATTGCTGCATCCGATTTCCCACCTCCGGATTCCTACTCCAAGTGCTTGAAAGAGGCCGAGGGCGTCCTGAATGGTGTATTTGGATTCGTCGAAGTAGCGCGTCAGCAGCGGGGCGAAGAGATTCCCCGCCTTGTACCTGGATTTGTAGTAGGCAACCTCACAGGAGGCAGCTGGCAAAATAACGGAACTGACTCGCACGATGCAAATACGTCCTTGTTTTCCGACCTCGATGACTACGAACCTCCAGTTGAACCGACGCTCAAACTGGACTCTCGCATACTGGAAAGATTACAGGACCTGAGGAGGTTAATCACGTCAAACCTCCGACGACTGGATGAGCAATTAGTACTGCGGGATACAGTCATATCGCACAGGAAACATCAAGCTATAGGCGAACACGTATGCAATACTGCTGGAAAAGTGCTCGAATCTTGCCGGCCGTGGCTATCAACCATTGAACAAATCAACCTGGCCTCGCTAGATGCAGAAGTCAACGGGCAACAACTAAATGAGTTTAGCGTTCAGAAGCAAAAGGCCTACGACGTCGTTTCTGAACTTGTCATTGCGTGCCAGGGAGTAGCCGCACCACTGGGCGATGAATGGGCTGAGCTACGTGGCGACTCTCTTGAGGACCGTATCAACGCTGTGCGAGCCGTCACCCGGGATTTGGAAGCGACATGTACTCATCAATACGGATTGTTGCAGTCTCTGTCAGACACCGTACCTTTATCAGACATCGTCAGCCGTGGGGAGTCGCGAAGGAACACTGATGGCGAACTAGCGAGTCATGCTCGTGGACCCTCCGGACCTGAGAGACCTTTACTTGGAAACATCCCCAAGGCAGAGACATATAGCGCAGGCACTCCACTTACTGGTGACGACGGCAAGGTCGAGCCTGTACGGTCGGCGAACAGCAACAAGAAGATCAAGGACTTCTTCGGCGAGGTACCAGTCATACCACAGCAGGCAATCGAGGAGACTCCTGAATTTTTGAAACTTGACCATGAGGGCGAAATCTCGTATGACCACAAGTCCACACCGCCTCAGTTGAAGGGAGGCACTCTGGCTGGCCTTGTAGAGCAGCTGACTCGTCACGACCGTCTCGATCCAGCATTCAACAATACGTTCCTGCTCACCTACCGATCGTTTACGACTGCTTCAGAGCTTTTCGAGATGCTGGTAAAGAGATGGAGTATACAGCCGCCGCATGGCTTAGACAAGGACGATTATCAGCATTGGGTGGACAAAAAGCAGAAACCCATCAGGTTCCGTGTAGTGAACATCCTCAAGAGTTGGTTTGATAACTACTGGATGGAGGGCAATGATGAAGAGGCGCGAATTCTGATTCAACGAGTGTACAACTTTGCCAAGGATCACGTCGCAACCACCAGCACTCCTGGAGCTGCACCGCTGATGACTTCTGTCGAGCAAAGATCTCGTGGACCGGACATGCCAACAAAGCGCTTAGTCCTTACCCTGAGTGCCCAGACGCCACAGCCCATTCTCCCCAAGCACATGAAGAAGTTGAAGTTCCTTGACATTGACGCCACAGAGTTTGCTCGCCAACTCACCATCATTGAATCCCGGTTATATGGCAAGATTCGTCCCACCGAGTGCCTGAACAAGACGTGGCAGAAGAAGCTATCCCCTGGCGAGCCTGACCCAGCTGCGAACGTGAAGGCGCTTATTCTCCATTCTAACCAGTTGACGAACTGGGTTGCACAAATGATTCTCACTCAACAAGATGTCAAGCGGAGAGTCATCGTAATCAAGCACTTCGTGAATGTCGCTGAT AAATGTCGGCAATTGAACAACTTTTCCACACTAACATCCATCATTTCAGCTTTAGGTACCGCGCCCATTCATCGTTTGAATCGAACATGGAGTGCCGTCAACCAGCGATCAATGGCTACTCTAGAGAGCATGCGCAAGCTCATGGGTAGTACCAAGAACTTCGCTGAGTACCGAGACACATTACATAGGGCAAACCCACCCTGTATACCCTTTTTCG GTGTCTACCTTACGGATTTGACATTCATTGAAGACGGTATCCCTTCGCTCATCAAACGTACAAACCTCATCAATTTTGCAAAGCGCGCAAAAACGGCAGAGGTAATTCGTGACATCCAACAATACCAGAACGTGCCATACCCATTGCAACCGGTGCCCGAGCTGCAAGACTATATCCTCACCAACATGCAATCTGCGGGCGATGTACACGAAATGTACGAAATGAGTCTGAGCGTGGAGCCGCGAGAGCGCGAGGATGAGAAGATTGCAAGGTACACATCCTACTTTTCTTTGGATCGATCGTTTATGAAGCGGGACCAAGAGGACGTGGTTGAGGTGGTTTGA
- a CDS encoding methyltransferase type 11: MSSNQEINNARFSKEALEWDSNKKHVESTQAALAAIQKYVPAFKDGRNKDLDVLEIGCGTGLLSFMLAPRVRSLIGVDTASGMISAFNTKLADLDTSHQNLTSVNHYLTHPDEHELQSAAALLATQRGETAEPPYSYRFDLIVSHLTLHHIPSMPDILATMMKCLKPGGVVALTDYEDFGPEAVPFHPVEKREGVERHGIKRAEMEELLLGTGFNEVKVEEAFVLRKEVEAEDGKPAREMDFPFLMCFGVKS; this comes from the exons ATGTCTTCGAACCAAGAAATCAACAATGCGCGCTTCAGCAAAGAAGCGCTAGAGTGGGATTCCAACAAGAAGCACGTCGAAAGCACTCAAGCCGCGCTCGCCGCGATACAAAAATACGTGCCAGCATTCAAAGATGGTCGGAATAAAG ACCTCGACGTCCTAGAAATCGGCTGCGGCACCGGCCTCCTCTCCTTCATGCTGGCCCCGCGCGTACGCAGCCTAATTGGCGTCGACACAGCTTCTGGAATGATATCcgccttcaacaccaagctCGCCGACCTCGACACCTCACACCAGAACCTCACTTCCGTAAACCATTACCTCACACACCCCGATGAACACGAACTACAAAGTGCCGCCGCCCTCCTCGCCACCCAGCGCGGCGAGACTGCTGAACCGCCGTACTCGTACCGCTTCGATCTCATCGTGTCGCACCTGACGCTGCACCATATTCCCTCCATGCCGGATATCCTGGCGACGATGATGAAATGTTTGAAACCGGGGGGTGTGGTTGCGTTGACTGATTACGAGGATTTTGGGCCAGAGGCGGTGCCGTTTCATCCGGTGGAGAAGAGGGAAGGGGTGGAGCGGCATGGGATTAAGAGGGCGGAGATGGAGGAACTGTTGTTGGGGACGGGGTTTAATGAGGTAAAGGTTGAGGAAGCATTTGTGTTGAGGAAGGAGGTTGAGGCGGAAGATGGGAAGCCGGCGAGGGAGATGGATTTTCCGTTTCTCATGTGCTTTGGGGTGAAGAGTTAA
- a CDS encoding LSM1, Small nuclear ribonucleoprotein (snRNP) protein, with protein sequence MTSTIGIPIKLLNEAAGHIVTLEITSGEVYRGKLIEAEDNMNVQLKDITVTARDGRVSHLEQVYIRGSHVRYFIVPDMLRNAPMFRSRGTRGRGVGLARGRATVNRARASTRGGAGGR encoded by the exons ATGACTAGCACTATTGGCATTCCGATCAAGCTCCTCAACGAGGCAGCT GGCCACATCGTCACGCTTGAGATTACCTCTGGTGAGGTCTACCGCGGCAAGCTTATCGAGG CTGAGGACAACATGAATGTTCAGTTGAAGGACATAACCGTGACTGCCCGCGACGGTCGCGTGTCGCATCTGGAACAAGTATACATTAGGGGCAGTCATGTCCGATACTTCATTGTCCCAGATATGTTGAG AAACGCGCCCATGTTCCGATCGAGAGGCACGAGGGGTCGCGGTGTTGGTCTTGCGCGTGGTAGGGCGACAGTCAATAGGGCAAGGGCCAGCACTCGCGGTGGTGCCGGCGGTCGTTGA
- a CDS encoding ribosome biogenesis protein Nhp2 translates to MVDALEAELEKEPEVSMVNVVNGDDEPRGALVPFAFPLADQDKEVKKILKTVKKSAKSKTLRRGVKEVVKALRKSAAAGAGSSLSDHPSAIVVIAADISPMDVIAHIPVLCEDHNVPYIYIKSRAQLGEASATKRPTSVVMIGKERMGKKAGEGDDEFAEAYGELVKVVSKAAKTVRK, encoded by the exons ATGGTCGATGCGCTCGAGGCCGAGCTTGAGAAGGAGCCCGAAGTCTCCATGGTCAACGTTGTAAACGGCGACGACGAGCCTCGCGGCGCGCTCGTTCCCTTTGCATTCCCCCTCGCCGACCAAGACAAGGAAGTCAAGAAGATCCTCAAGACTGTCAAGAAAT CCGCCAAATCCAAAACCCTCCGCCGCGGCGTCAAAGAAGTGGTAAAAGCGCTCCGCAAATCCGCGGCCGCAGGCGCTGGTTCCTCGCTGTCAGACCACCCCTCTGCCATTGTCGTCATCGCAGCCGACATCTCGCCCATGGATGTGATTGCGCACATTCCCGTTCTCTGCGAAGACCACAACGTGCCGTACATTTACATCAAGAGCCGCGCGCAGCTGGGCGAGGCCAGCGCGACCAAGAGGCCTACCAGCGTCGTCATGATTGGCAAGGAGCGCATGGGGAAGAAGGCGGGTGAGGGCGATGACGAGTTTGCTGAGGCGTATGGCGAGTTGGTCAAGGTTGTTAGCAAGGCGGCGAAGACGGTGAGGAAGTAG
- a CDS encoding hydrolase HAD superfamily, whose amino-acid sequence MNISGTLNVFRLLREPTLCLPQHTVSTFNHLPIPLSKAFPRKDGANGQKEADIRAVVLDKDNCFAVPHTNEIHKPYEDHFQRLRRAYPGTKLLIVSNTAGTSSDKDHAEAAILEANTGIKVLRHSTKKPGCKEEVMAYFTAHPESGVTKPEQIAVVGDRLSTDIMMANLMGSYGVWVRDGVQGRGFFARMEDRLQGFLFRKGYTAPDPSDNQFQ is encoded by the exons ATGAATATATCAGGGACCCTCAACGTGTTCCGCCTGCTAAGGGAACCAACTTTGTGCTTACCTCAGCATACAGTCTCGACCTTCAATCACCTGCCAATTCCTCTGTCAAAAGCATTTCCAAGAAAGGATGGCGCAAATGGGCAGAAAGAAGCCGATATTCGAGCGGTAGTCCTAGACAAAGACAACTGCTTCGCCGTTCCACATACCAACGAGATACACAAGCCCTATGAG GACCATTTCCAGCGCCTCCGACGCGCATATCCTGGCACAAAGCTGCTCATTGTTTCAAACACAGCCGGTACCTCCTCTGACAAAGACCATGCCGAAGCTGCTATTCTGGAAGCCAATACCGGCATCAAAGTCCTGCGTCACTCGACCAAGAAGCCTGGCTGCAAAGAAGAAGTCATGGCTTACTTCACGGCGCATCCAGAGTCTGGAGTCACAAAGCCTGAGCAGATTGCAGTTGTGGGAGATCGTCTGAGTACAGACATCATGATGGCAAACCTGATGGGTAGTTATGGTGTTTGGGTCAGAGACGGTGTGCAAGGAAGGGGATTC TTTGCGAGGATGGAAGATAGGTTGCAGGGATTTCTGTTTCGAAAAGGATATACTGCGCCAGATCCGAGTGACAATCAATTTCAGTAG
- a CDS encoding RNA-binding protein Puf family, translational repressor, translating into MKGQVKTSPPRTPQRNSTLFPPQLKMDNEMDIKNPRRLLAVGAPDSGVLSLLKELTGSAPEPTSGTTAGLTHEWRLETKYYSATIPIWVDELSNVVEWRTEFTKPEAREVVTALGAWIYCFKRPVEAGDLETIKQTMQAVSDVIERACGYDGDVVCLAIAMPQSTTPYLEKSSEEWEELAMDYGFEYIDSEKKGKNDFGEAMGVQRVREALEAAEWESLDFPEDEEGFDASFEAEEAEMNMELFDMKGALGGYDGDESTEPGDKEVEDLEVMMRKMVAIKEMGEGMSEAERKRFAAKAVNDLLKDL; encoded by the exons ATGAAAGGCCAAGTTAAGACCTCACCCCCGAGAACTCCGCAACGCAACTCGACACTTTTTCCACCACAACTCAAAATGGATAACGAAATGGATATCAAGAACCCACGACGCCTTCTTGCAGTGGGAGCACCTGATTCTGGTGTCCTTTCGCTGCTCAAGG AACTTACAGGTTCCGCCCCAGAGCCAACTTCCGGAACGACCGCCGGCCTTACGCACGAATGGCGCCTCGAAACCAAATACTACTCTGCTACGATCCCAATATGGGTTGATGAGCTATCCAACGTCGTGGAATGGCGCACAGAGTTTACAAAGCCCGAAGCGCGCGAAGTCGTCACCGCACTGGGAGCGTGGATATACTGCTTCAAACGACCGGTAGAGGCGGGCGATCTGGAAACGATAAAGCAAACCATGCAAGCCGTGTCGGATGTGATTGAACGCGCCTGTGGATACGACGGTGATGTTGTGTGCTTAGCCATCGCGATGCCGCAGTCTACGACACCATATCTGGAGAAGAGCAGTGAGGAATGGGAAGAGCTTGCCATGGACTACGGCTTCGAATACATCGACTCGGAAAAGAAGGGCAAGAACGATTTTGGTGAGGCTATGGGAGTCCAACGAGTGCGTGAAGCGCTTGAGGCTGCAGAATGGGAAAGCTTAGACTTTCCCGAGGACGAAGAGGGCTTTGATGCGAGCTTTGAAGCAGAAGAGGCGGAGATGAATATGGAGCTGTTCGACATGAAGGGTGCGCTTGGGGGATACGATGGGGACGAAAGCACAGAACCTGGGGATAAAGAGGTCGAAGATTTAGAAGTCATGATGCGAAAGATGGTAGCCATCAAAGAGATGGGAGAGGGCATGTCAGAAGCAGAACGAAAACGTTTCGCCGCCAAAGCAGTCAATGACCTACTAAAAGATCTCTAA
- a CDS encoding glycoside hydrolase family 16 protein has translation MAFRSTWGALPCLLLLALSRFSNAACECGYSVNSTSDPNYAVFTELVENDFLHTSTDNFHQVGWAPQVYNVTPANARGPFGKSMELENVIANPLKDSKAWSGESKLGGDAGLQLWVRGQHQDGYVSGSELVSLRNDSLLGSFRVGMKLSNSSGTCGAFFFYHNNSQEIDMEFLSHQFNNSQGAVNLVLQSPESVNHGFAAQGTNGFKVERLNFRPDEMFHEYRFDWTKDVVSFYVDGQLLSEIRDNVPTDSGSIFFNHWSNGDPSWSAGPPDRDTVMTISYMKSYFNSTDTERSQNDYKKRCPTFDPAKVCAIPSQTTIPDPSKGPEAAKTYFFSQDKSTNKTPGQKIYSGSATSTFGSQSWSLAIPVFVALLSAIPAW, from the exons ATGGCATTTCGCAGTACATGGGGCGCCTTGCCGTGCCTCTTATTATTGGCCTTGTCTCGCTTCT CGAATGCCGCCTGCGAATGCGGTTACTCTGTCAATTCGACAAGCGATCCTAATTACGCCGTCTTTACCGAACTAGTCGAAAATGACTTTCTACACACTTCAACAGACAACTTTCACCAAGTGGGCTGGGCGCCGCAAGTTTACAACGTTACCCCCGCAAATGCCAGAGGACCGTTCGGAAAGAGCATGGAACTGGAGAATGTCATCGCAAACCCATTGAAGGATTCAAAGGCCTGGTCGGGTGAATCGAAGCTTGGTGGGGATGCAGGACTCCAGCTTTGGGTGCGCGGCCAACATCAAGATGGCTATGTTAGCGGTTCTGAGCTTGTGTCACTGCGTAACGACTCGTTACTTGGAAGTTTCCGCGTGGGCATGAAGCTGTCAAACTCTTCCGGAACTTGCGGCGCATTCTTCTTC TACCACAACAACTCGCAAGAAATCGATATGGAGTTCCTATCTCACCAATTCAACAACTCCCAAGGTGCTGTAAATCTCGTTCTCCAAAGTCCGGAATCCGTCAACCACGGCTTTGCCGCTCAAGGAACCAATGGCTTCAAGGTCGAGCGACTCAACTTCCGACCGGACGAAATGTTTCACGAATACCGATTTGACTGGACCAAGGATGTCGTTTCTTTCTACGTGGATGGACAGCTGCTCAGCGAAATTCGGGATAATGTCCCGACCGACAGCGGTAGCATCTTCTTTAACCACTGGAGCAACGGTGACCCATCATGGTCTGCTGGCCCCCCGGATCGTGACACCGTCATGACCATCTCGTACATGAAATCCTACTTCAACTCTACGGATACCGAGCGATCGCAAAACGACTACAAGAAGCGCTGCCCAACATTCGACCCAGCCAAAGTGTGTGCTATCCCGAGCCAGACGACCATCCCAGACCCAAGCAAAGGCCCAGAAGCAGCAAAGACGTACTTTTTCTCGCAAGATAAATCCACGAACAAGACACCAGGCCAGAAGATTTATTCTGGAAGTGCTACGAGCACCTTTGGTAGTCAATCATGGTCACTCGCAATCCCAGTATTCGTCGCCCTACTCAGCGCAATACCAGCGTGGTAG
- a CDS encoding Zn-finger protein — MASNSSPAVRKTGAPEKKYKCQFCNRAFSRSEHRSRHERSHTKERPFKCLKCRSTFVRRDLLLRHDRTVHAKDGGAPLPSEQKRRTASKATDAGPSKPAPVESATTLERIEADNDAMHEDEDLNAAAMLMTDFHHKAMASQEPEMIPEHNEPVISPTGPSMMEPVIPYTAPGQNMLPQMPWRDSMVPQSEPKSSPNTHSAFNTASALGSHPHQLPPLMERTMSGSDTLAPTFQAMNGGNGLGTPGALSPYPSMMGPVSPVDYRKSPGPNQALMMTRAPQLDSEEQCARIYENIKQYDSESALLETFHLPSLNTLNRLLKTYFDLFHHHLPFLHPATFNPTEVSAPLLLAVLSIGALYIFDQDQAYMLHIGSKVLVNQFLQNKENFSSRKCPLWTMQSTLLNMIFSSWSGDPKGLEWACSIKSLLANMVAGNRYELKLRSDARNGAQPNHEEWVVDEQCRRTYYAVYIFFGLLTLTYNHTPAMGFNEFDTLELPSSESLWTMEVSDDEAWRESLTSSKIITFRQAHDNLFQGETARYSAFATRVMINALFLEVWYHKRSPEALQDVVTEYKLRLALETWEKSLELCEPETVVVQLSAPHKGHPLIFNAMALYRNTRARLVVDLKSIQEALRYHDSYEVAAAMTNARDKVQRSPEMIKVIQECFDCIEVAAVQGIRWVARTSATNWSIEHPLTGMDLMVILTLWLYRLEHDEEPATEEELAMYNKLRNLFDDDSVDVYGAKLSSTVARLWGSMIDEVVVWGITKLMGEAFKLHSQALVGYEDAMSSRSGSATPSMAAGGVQVLEMQMAY; from the exons ATGGCCAGCAACTCTTCGCCCGCCGTCCGCAAGACGGGCGCGCCCGAGAAGAAGTACAAATGCCAGTTTTGCAACCGCGCCTTCAGCAGGAGCGAGCATCGCAGCCGCCACGAGCGTTCTC ACACCAAAGAGCGCCCATTCAAGTGCCTCAAGTGCCGCAGCACTTTTGTGCGGCGCGACCTTCTCCTGCGCCACGACCGCACCGTCCACGCAAAGGATGGCGGCGCGCCTCTGCCCAGCGAGCAGAAGCGACGGACGGCCAGCAAGGCTACTGACGCCGGGCCCTCGAAGCCCGCGCCTGTTGAGAGTGCCACGACGCTCGAGCGCATCGAAGCCGACAACGATGCCATGCACGAGGATGAGGATCTCAATGCTGCCGCTATGCTGATGACCGACTTCCACCACAAGGCAATGGCCAGTCAGGAGCCCGAGATGATTCCGGAGCACAACGAGCCCGTCATCTCGCCCACCGGCCCGTCCATGATGGAGCCCGTCATCCCGTACACCGCCCCTGGCCAGAACATGCTCCCCCAGATGCCCTGGAGAGACTCAATGGTTCCCCAGTCGGAACCCAAGTCGTCGCCCAACACACATTCGGCCTTCAACACCGCCAGCGCCCTCGGCTCGCATCCGCATCAGCTGCCTCCTCTTATGGAGCGCACCATGTCTGGCAGTGACACCCTTGCGCCTACCTTCCAAGCCATGAACGGTGGCAATGGTCTTGGCACGCCTGGTGCTCTCTCGCCGTACCCCTCCATGATGGGGCCCGTGTCGCCTGTTGATTACCGCAAGTCGCCCGGTCCCAACCAGGCGCTGATGATGACCCGAGCCCCCCAGCTTGACTCTGAAGAACAGTGCGCTAGGATTTACGAGAACATCAAGCAGTATGACAGCGAAAGCGCGCTCCTAGAGACGTTCCACCTGCCGAGTCTGAACACGCTGAACCGCCTGTTGAAGACGTACTTTGATCTGttccaccaccacctcccGTTCCTGCACCCTGCCACGTTCAACCCCACTGAAGTGTCTGCCCCACTACTGCTCGCGGTGCTATCGATAGGTGCCCTGTACATCTTCGACCAAGACCAGGCCTACATGCTCCACATCGGATCAAAGGTTCTTGTCAATCAGTTCTTGCAGAACAAAGAAAACTTCAGCTCTCGCAAATGCCCCTTGTGGACCATGCAGAGCACGCTGTTGAACATGATCTTCTCCAGCTGGAGCGGTGATCCAAAGGGACTCGAGTGGGCATGTTCGATTAAGAGTCTTCTTGCCAAT ATGGTCGCTGGTAACCGTTACGAGCTTAAGCTTCGATCAGATGCTCGCAATGGTGCTCAGCCAAACCATGAGGAGTGGGTCGTCGATGAGCAATGCAGGCGAACCTACTATGCTGTCTACATCTTTTTCGGTCTGCTGACTCTCACCTACAACCACACTCCAGCCATGGGCTTCAACGAGTTTGACACCCTCGAGCTGCCGTCGTCCGAATCACTATGGACCATGGAGGTTTCAGATGATGAAGCCTGGCGAGAAAGCCTGACGTCGTCCAAGATCATTACATTCCGACAAGCACATGACAACTTGTTCCAAGGCGAGACTGCCCGCTATAGCGCTTTTGCTACTCGTGTCATGATTAACGCACTTTTCCTAGAAGTGTGGTACCACAAGCGGAGTCCAGAGGCCCTCCAAGATGTAGTCACAGAGTACAAGCTCCGACTGGCGCTGGAGACCTGGGAGAAATCACTAGAGCTGTGCGAGCCGGAAACCGTTGTGGTCCAGTTGAGCGCCCCTCACAAGGGCCACCCTCTGATCTTCAACGCCATGGCGTTGTACAGGAACACCCGCGCCCGACTCGTGGTAGACCTCAAGTCGATCCAGGAAGCTCTTCGCTACCACGACTCGTATGAAGTCGCTGCTGCCATGACGAACGCTCGCGACAAGGTCCAGCGGTCGCCTGAGATGATCAAAGTCATCCAAGAGTGCTTCGACTGTATTGAAGTGGCTGCTGTGCAAGGCATTCGCTGGGTTGCTCGTACTTCTGCAACAAATTGGAGCATCGAGCACCCTCTGACTGGAATGGATCTAATGGTCATTCTCACTTTATGGCTCTACCGCCTCGAACACGACGAGGAGCCAGCTACCGAAGAAGAACTCGCCATGTACAACAAGTTGCGCAACTTGTTCGATGATGATTCTGTGGACGTGTATGGTGCAAAATTGAGCTCCACAGTCGCACGGCTTTGGGGTAGCATGATCGATGAAGTTGTTGTTTGGGG TATTACGAAACTCATGGGCGAAGCTTTCAAGCTTCACTCGCAAGCCCTCGTCGGCTATGAAGACGCAATGTCGTCGCGATCCGGGTCTGCTACACCGTCAATGGCTGCCGGCGGTGTTCAAGTCCTTGAGATGCAAATGGCCTACTAG